Proteins encoded together in one Falco peregrinus isolate bFalPer1 chromosome 2, bFalPer1.pri, whole genome shotgun sequence window:
- the LOC101911645 gene encoding protein O-GlcNAcase-like isoform X12: MRQPACSLSSKLPKSRVWSLFLPFLRARTWCFQVPGIGSCCSKNSGRSPSSQCPCLQVAALGCHSFALLFDDIDPCMCQADRDVFPSLAQAQASVANEVYQELGQPSIFLFCPTEYCSSLCSPSPSQSCYLLTIGQELLPGIGVIWTGPKVVSQELSGSLLKEVEGVLHRRPVIWDNLYANDYDCRRVFLGPYTGRAPGLMPRLHGLLLNPNCELQANFIPMHTLGSWFRSELGSCARSDHTGTEAAAALGDSQGPQEGSYSPQEALELALHDWVVEINRQALEPGGRSPGHPSIRLKGGVRLQSGTAGGLGATPDPQPHDTVPSGEQPCSMAPGQRRRKVTSEPENGTGSRTFASSWQSPTGDGDQLATGSRASCEPSSALPSTAGSVQCTGTPVATKTLHSPGPTMCCSNGANTSQNLLIPTSDARTGGGSPPEPHSSIQPTASRADTPQTWPGPGACTSPGSQALLIDGARASPGPMAPLTPEEAGSIPMAPLTPKEARSSPTAPLTPEGAGSGPMVLLTPEEAESGPMVPLTPKEARSSPTAPPAAEEARSIPMALLTPKEARSSPTAPLTPEGAGAGPMVLLTPEEAGSGPMVPLTPKEARSSTTAPLTPEEAGSGPMVPLTPKEARSSTTAPLTPEEAGSGPMVPLTPKEARSSPMAPLTPKEARSSPTAPLTPEEAGSGPMVLLTPGETRSIPMTPLTLKEVRSSPVAPLTPEEARSIPTTPLTPKETRSIPMAPLTPEEARSSPTAPLTLEEVRMLVELFYLPYHHGLLAQQLLEHFRWLRANSFSVGVPSTAPDACGGTQWRNRAQSFQQLCAQTCHLHSRFVSSAGQALLYDLHPYLWDIRNMLLATSAFVLWLDGHLLCESDPKGTWGSCFGWCQSIAAPILLGGDAEPWVRRGGLFGELQALLPVGNSCDLFYHPPPLFPASQPYLLRPLLPLDKGELYRMCRESLDCDPKVAEILAAHPDLLGDRLLGSFLSLSPEYTFVLEDEAGPCGYAAGTLCAEGFLQQRDSSWLPAIRHKYPRDLGMGASALGQDTLEEALLFFNAEPPAVPLPVLQRFPSLVQLGMAPRVLDVGVSCSLAICLLSALRANGSRGVFCQVSDTDRQQLSFYSRLGFVALPVAWGSSPGTRLLGRLL, translated from the exons ATGAGGCAG CCTGCATGCAGTCTCTCATCGAAGCTGCCCAAGAGCAGGGTGTGGAGTTTGTTTTTGCCATTTCTGCGGGCCAGGACATGGTGTTTTCAAGTGCCGGGGATcggctcctgctgcagcaaaaaCTCAGGCAG GAGTCCTAGCAGCCAGTGTCCGTGCCTGCAGGTGGCCGCCCTGGGGTGCCACTCCTTTGCGCTGCTCTTTGATGACATCGACCCCTGCATGTGCCAAGCTGACAGAGACGTCTTCccttccctggcacaggctCAGGCCTCTGTGGCCAATGAGGTGTACCAGGAGCTGGGCCAGCCCtccatcttcctcttctgtccTACAG AGTACTGCAGCTCTCTGtgctctcccagccccagccagtcCTGCTACTTGCTGACCATcggccaggagctgctcccagggaTTGGCGTCATCTGGACAG GCCCAAAGGTGGTGTCACAGGAACTCTCGGGCTCGCTGCTGAAGGAGGTGGAGGGTGTTCTGCATCGCCGACCTGTCATCTGGGACAACTTGTACGCCAACGACTATGACTGCAGGCGTGTCTTCCTGGGCCCATACACGGGACGTGCCCCCGGCCTCATGCCCAGGCTCCACGGACTGCTCCTTAACCCCAACTGCGAGCTCCAGGCCAACTTCATCCCCATGCACACACTGGGCAGCTGGTTTCGGAGTGAGCTGGGGAGCTGTGCCCGCTCTGATCACACAG GGACGGAGGCTGCGGCAGCCCTGGGGGACAGCCAAGGCCCGCAGGAAGGGAGCTACAGCCCCCAGGAGGCCTTGGAGCTGGCACTGCATGACTGGGTGGTGGAGATAAACCGGCAGGCGTTGGAGCCAG GAGGAAGGAGCCCAGGACACCCCAGCATCAGACTCAAGGGAGGAGTAAGGCTGCAGTCTGGCACAGCGGGAGGACTGGGAGCCACACctgacccccagccccatgACACTGTTCCCAGTGgggaacagccctgcagcatgGCACCAgggcagagaaggaggaaggtgaCCTCAGAGCCTGAGAATGGCACTGGGAGCAGGACCTTCGCTAGCAGTTGGCAAAGCCCCACAGGGGATGGGGACCAGCTCGCCACAGGGAGCAGAGCGAGCTGTGagccctcctctgctctgcccagcacGGCCGGCAGTGTCCAGTGCACAGGAACCCCGGTGGCTACCAAGACCCTCCACAGCCCAGGCCCCACCATGTGCTGCAGCAATGGGGCTAACACCAGCCAGAACCTTCTCATACCCACCAGTGATGCCAGAACAGGGGGTGGCAGCCCccctgagccccacagcagtaTCCAGCCTACGGCCAGCAGGGCTGACACGCCCCAGACATGGCCAGGGCCTGGGGCTTGCACCAGCCCTGGCTCTCAAGCACTCCTCATTGATGGGGCTCGCGCCAGCCCTGGCCCCATGGCCCCATTGACCCCAGAGGAGGCTGGATCCATCCCCATGGCACCGCTCACCCCCAAGGAGGCCAGGTCCAGCCCTACAGCACCACTGACCCCAGAGGGGGCTGGGTCTGGCCCCATGGTACTGTTGACCCCAGAGGAGGCTGAATCTGGCCCCATGGTACCGCTGACCCCCAAGGAGGCCAggtccagccccacagcaccgCCAGCTGCAGAGGAAGCCAGGTCCATCCCCATGGCACTGCTGACCCCCAAGGAGGCCAggtccagccccacagcaccacTGACCCcagagggggctggggctggccccaTGGTACTGCTGACCCCAGAGGAGGCTGGATCTGGCCCCATGGTACCGCTGACCCCCAAGGAGGCCAGGTCCAGCACCACAGCACCACTGACCCCAGAGGAGGCTGGGTCTGGGCCCATGGTACCGCTGACCCCCAAGGAGGCCAGGTCCAGCACCACAGCACCACTGACCCCAGAGGAGGCTGGGTCTGGGCCCATGGTACCACTGACCCCCAAGGAGGCCAGGTCCAGCCCCATGGCACCGCTGACCCCCAAGGAGGCCAggtccagccccacagcaccacTGACCCCAGAGGAGGCTGGGTCTGGCCCCATGGTACTGCTGACCCCAGGGGAGACCAGGTCCATCCCTATGACACCACTGACCCTCAAGGAGGTCAGATCCAGCCCCGTGGCACCACTCACCCCAGAGGAGGCCAGGTCCATCCCTACGACACCGCTGACCCCCAAGGAGACCAGGTCCATCCCCATGGCACCGTTGACCCCAGAGGAGGCCAggtccagccccacagcaccgCTGACTCTGGAGGAGGTGCGGATGCTGGTGGAGCTCTTCTACCTGCCCTACCATCATGGGCTACTGGCGCAGCAACTCCTGGAGCACTTTCGGTGGCTCCGGGCAAACAGCTTCAGTGTGGGGGTCCCGTCCACGGCACCCGATGCCTGCGGG GGCACGCAGTGGCGTAACCGAGCCCAGtccttccagcagctctgcgCTCAGACATGCCACCTGCACAGCCGCTTTGTCAGTAGCGCTGGACAGGCGCTGCTTTATGACCTCCACCCCTACCTCTGGGACATCCGCAACATGCTGCTGGCTACCAGTGCCTTCGTTCTGTGGCTGG ATGGCCATCTCCTCTGCGAGTCTGACCCCAAGGGCACCTGGGGAAGCTGCTTTGGCT ggTGCCAGAGCATCGCTGCCCCGATCCTGCTGGGGGGGGACGCTGAGCCCTGGGTGCGTCGTGGGGGCCTCTTTGGAGAGCTGCAG GCACTGCTACCGGTGGGAAACAGCTGTGACCTCTTCTACCACCCGCCTCCACtcttcccagccagccagccgTACCTCCTGCGCCCACTGCTACCCTTGGACAAG GGTGAGCTTTACCGAATGTGCCGGGAGAGTCTGGACTGTGACCCCAAAGTTGCGGAGATCCTCGCAGCCCACCCTGATCTCCTCGGTGACAG gctgctgggcagcttccTGAGCCTGAGCCCCGAGTACACATTTGTGCTGGAGGATGAGGCTGGTCCATGCGGCTATGCAGCCGGCACGCTCTGCGCTGAAGGCTTCCTGCAACAGCGAGacagcagctggctgccagccatACGGCACAAGTACCCCCGAGACCTGGGCATGGGTGCCTCAGCTCTGGGACAG GATACCCTGGAGGAAGCATTGCTCTTCTTCAATGCAGAGCCACCAGCTgtgcccctgcctgtgctgcagcgcTTCCCCTCCCTGGTGCAGCTAGGCATGGCCCCCCGCGTGCTGGACGTGGGGgtcagctgcagcctggctaTCTGCCTGCTGAGCGCACTCAGGGCCAACG GGTCACGGGGAGTGTTTTGCCAGGTCAGTGACACTGACCGGCAGCAGCTGAGCTTCTACAGCAGGCTGGGCTTCGTCGCCCTGCCAGTGGCCTGGGGCAGTTCTCCTGGCACTCGGCTCCTGGGACGTCTCCTCTGA
- the LOC101911645 gene encoding protein O-GlcNAcase-like isoform X14 — MQSLIEAAQEQGVEFVFAISAGQDMVFSSAGDRLLLQQKLRQVAALGCHSFALLFDDIDPCMCQADRDVFPSLAQAQASVANEVYQELGQPSIFLFCPTEYCSSLCSPSPSQSCYLLTIGQELLPGIGVIWTGPKVVSQELSGSLLKEVEGVLHRRPVIWDNLYANDYDCRRVFLGPYTGRAPGLMPRLHGLLLNPNCELQANFIPMHTLGSWFRSELGSCARSDHTGTEAAAALGDSQGPQEGSYSPQEALELALHDWVVEINRQALEPGGRSPGHPSIRLKGGVRLQSGTAGGLGATPDPQPHDTVPSGEQPCSMAPGQRRRKVTSEPENGTGSRTFASSWQSPTGDGDQLATGSRASCEPSSALPSTAGSVQCTGTPVATKTLHSPGPTMCCSNGANTSQNLLIPTSDARTGGGSPPEPHSSIQPTASRADTPQTWPGPGACTSPGSQALLIDGARASPGPMAPLTPEEAGSIPMAPLTPKEARSSPTAPLTPEGAGSGPMVLLTPEEAESGPMVPLTPKEARSSPTAPPAAEEARSIPMALLTPKEARSSPTAPLTPEGAGAGPMVLLTPEEAGSGPMVPLTPKEARSSTTAPLTPEEAGSGPMVPLTPKEARSSTTAPLTPEEAGSGPMVPLTPKEARSSPMAPLTPKEARSSPTAPLTPEEAGSGPMVLLTPGETRSIPMTPLTLKEVRSSPVAPLTPEEARSIPTTPLTPKETRSIPMAPLTPEEARSSPTAPLTLEEVRMLVELFYLPYHHGLLAQQLLEHFRWLRANSFSVGVPSTAPDACGGTQWRNRAQSFQQLCAQTCHLHSRFVSSAGQALLYDLHPYLWDIRNMLLATSAFVLWLDGHLLCESDPKGTWGSCFGWCQSIAAPILLGGDAEPWVRRGGLFGELQALLPVGNSCDLFYHPPPLFPASQPYLLRPLLPLDKGELYRMCRESLDCDPKVAEILAAHPDLLGDRLLGSFLSLSPEYTFVLEDEAGPCGYAAGTLCAEGFLQQRDSSWLPAIRHKYPRDLGMGASALGQDTLEEALLFFNAEPPAVPLPVLQRFPSLVQLGMAPRVLDVGVSCSLAICLLSALRANGSRGVFCQVSDTDRQQLSFYSRLGFVALPVAWGSSPGTRLLGRLL; from the exons ATGCAGTCTCTCATCGAAGCTGCCCAAGAGCAGGGTGTGGAGTTTGTTTTTGCCATTTCTGCGGGCCAGGACATGGTGTTTTCAAGTGCCGGGGATcggctcctgctgcagcaaaaaCTCAGGCAG GTGGCCGCCCTGGGGTGCCACTCCTTTGCGCTGCTCTTTGATGACATCGACCCCTGCATGTGCCAAGCTGACAGAGACGTCTTCccttccctggcacaggctCAGGCCTCTGTGGCCAATGAGGTGTACCAGGAGCTGGGCCAGCCCtccatcttcctcttctgtccTACAG AGTACTGCAGCTCTCTGtgctctcccagccccagccagtcCTGCTACTTGCTGACCATcggccaggagctgctcccagggaTTGGCGTCATCTGGACAG GCCCAAAGGTGGTGTCACAGGAACTCTCGGGCTCGCTGCTGAAGGAGGTGGAGGGTGTTCTGCATCGCCGACCTGTCATCTGGGACAACTTGTACGCCAACGACTATGACTGCAGGCGTGTCTTCCTGGGCCCATACACGGGACGTGCCCCCGGCCTCATGCCCAGGCTCCACGGACTGCTCCTTAACCCCAACTGCGAGCTCCAGGCCAACTTCATCCCCATGCACACACTGGGCAGCTGGTTTCGGAGTGAGCTGGGGAGCTGTGCCCGCTCTGATCACACAG GGACGGAGGCTGCGGCAGCCCTGGGGGACAGCCAAGGCCCGCAGGAAGGGAGCTACAGCCCCCAGGAGGCCTTGGAGCTGGCACTGCATGACTGGGTGGTGGAGATAAACCGGCAGGCGTTGGAGCCAG GAGGAAGGAGCCCAGGACACCCCAGCATCAGACTCAAGGGAGGAGTAAGGCTGCAGTCTGGCACAGCGGGAGGACTGGGAGCCACACctgacccccagccccatgACACTGTTCCCAGTGgggaacagccctgcagcatgGCACCAgggcagagaaggaggaaggtgaCCTCAGAGCCTGAGAATGGCACTGGGAGCAGGACCTTCGCTAGCAGTTGGCAAAGCCCCACAGGGGATGGGGACCAGCTCGCCACAGGGAGCAGAGCGAGCTGTGagccctcctctgctctgcccagcacGGCCGGCAGTGTCCAGTGCACAGGAACCCCGGTGGCTACCAAGACCCTCCACAGCCCAGGCCCCACCATGTGCTGCAGCAATGGGGCTAACACCAGCCAGAACCTTCTCATACCCACCAGTGATGCCAGAACAGGGGGTGGCAGCCCccctgagccccacagcagtaTCCAGCCTACGGCCAGCAGGGCTGACACGCCCCAGACATGGCCAGGGCCTGGGGCTTGCACCAGCCCTGGCTCTCAAGCACTCCTCATTGATGGGGCTCGCGCCAGCCCTGGCCCCATGGCCCCATTGACCCCAGAGGAGGCTGGATCCATCCCCATGGCACCGCTCACCCCCAAGGAGGCCAGGTCCAGCCCTACAGCACCACTGACCCCAGAGGGGGCTGGGTCTGGCCCCATGGTACTGTTGACCCCAGAGGAGGCTGAATCTGGCCCCATGGTACCGCTGACCCCCAAGGAGGCCAggtccagccccacagcaccgCCAGCTGCAGAGGAAGCCAGGTCCATCCCCATGGCACTGCTGACCCCCAAGGAGGCCAggtccagccccacagcaccacTGACCCcagagggggctggggctggccccaTGGTACTGCTGACCCCAGAGGAGGCTGGATCTGGCCCCATGGTACCGCTGACCCCCAAGGAGGCCAGGTCCAGCACCACAGCACCACTGACCCCAGAGGAGGCTGGGTCTGGGCCCATGGTACCGCTGACCCCCAAGGAGGCCAGGTCCAGCACCACAGCACCACTGACCCCAGAGGAGGCTGGGTCTGGGCCCATGGTACCACTGACCCCCAAGGAGGCCAGGTCCAGCCCCATGGCACCGCTGACCCCCAAGGAGGCCAggtccagccccacagcaccacTGACCCCAGAGGAGGCTGGGTCTGGCCCCATGGTACTGCTGACCCCAGGGGAGACCAGGTCCATCCCTATGACACCACTGACCCTCAAGGAGGTCAGATCCAGCCCCGTGGCACCACTCACCCCAGAGGAGGCCAGGTCCATCCCTACGACACCGCTGACCCCCAAGGAGACCAGGTCCATCCCCATGGCACCGTTGACCCCAGAGGAGGCCAggtccagccccacagcaccgCTGACTCTGGAGGAGGTGCGGATGCTGGTGGAGCTCTTCTACCTGCCCTACCATCATGGGCTACTGGCGCAGCAACTCCTGGAGCACTTTCGGTGGCTCCGGGCAAACAGCTTCAGTGTGGGGGTCCCGTCCACGGCACCCGATGCCTGCGGG GGCACGCAGTGGCGTAACCGAGCCCAGtccttccagcagctctgcgCTCAGACATGCCACCTGCACAGCCGCTTTGTCAGTAGCGCTGGACAGGCGCTGCTTTATGACCTCCACCCCTACCTCTGGGACATCCGCAACATGCTGCTGGCTACCAGTGCCTTCGTTCTGTGGCTGG ATGGCCATCTCCTCTGCGAGTCTGACCCCAAGGGCACCTGGGGAAGCTGCTTTGGCT ggTGCCAGAGCATCGCTGCCCCGATCCTGCTGGGGGGGGACGCTGAGCCCTGGGTGCGTCGTGGGGGCCTCTTTGGAGAGCTGCAG GCACTGCTACCGGTGGGAAACAGCTGTGACCTCTTCTACCACCCGCCTCCACtcttcccagccagccagccgTACCTCCTGCGCCCACTGCTACCCTTGGACAAG GGTGAGCTTTACCGAATGTGCCGGGAGAGTCTGGACTGTGACCCCAAAGTTGCGGAGATCCTCGCAGCCCACCCTGATCTCCTCGGTGACAG gctgctgggcagcttccTGAGCCTGAGCCCCGAGTACACATTTGTGCTGGAGGATGAGGCTGGTCCATGCGGCTATGCAGCCGGCACGCTCTGCGCTGAAGGCTTCCTGCAACAGCGAGacagcagctggctgccagccatACGGCACAAGTACCCCCGAGACCTGGGCATGGGTGCCTCAGCTCTGGGACAG GATACCCTGGAGGAAGCATTGCTCTTCTTCAATGCAGAGCCACCAGCTgtgcccctgcctgtgctgcagcgcTTCCCCTCCCTGGTGCAGCTAGGCATGGCCCCCCGCGTGCTGGACGTGGGGgtcagctgcagcctggctaTCTGCCTGCTGAGCGCACTCAGGGCCAACG GGTCACGGGGAGTGTTTTGCCAGGTCAGTGACACTGACCGGCAGCAGCTGAGCTTCTACAGCAGGCTGGGCTTCGTCGCCCTGCCAGTGGCCTGGGGCAGTTCTCCTGGCACTCGGCTCCTGGGACGTCTCCTCTGA